The window GTCGGCGCCCAGCAGCGTGCGATAGGTCTCGATCGACTTGGCGATCGACGGCGTCGCGACGCCGACATGGTTGAGGCGGCCGAGGTTCATGCGCTTGCTCCATCCGTTCCGACCTGCCCGACGATCGCCGGATACAGGTCGCGCCAGTGCGGGTTTGCCGCCTCGATCAATGCGATTTTCCGCGCACGCGAGCCCGCCTTGATCTGCTTTTCGCGACCGATCGCCGCGTCCATCGTGTCGGCCATGTCGAACCACACCAGCGTCTTGCAGCCATATCGCCTGGTGAAACCCTCGACGGCGCCGTCACGATGTTGCGCCACGCGCCGGATCAGGTCCGAGGTGACGCCCGCATAGAGCGTCCCGTTGCGCCTGCTCGCCATCATGTACACCGCCGGCTGCTTCACCTCAGCATTCCTTCGTCATTGCGAGCGCAGCGACGCAATCCAGGGTCACGAGCGCCACGCTGGATTGCTTCGCTGCGCTCGCAATGACGACCATCGAGCTCACAACGGAATGTTGTCATGCTTCTTCCACGGATTCTCGAGCGTCTTGTGCCGCAGCTTGCGCAGCCCCAGCGCGATCCGCCGCCGCGTCGAGTGCGGCTGGATCACCTCGTCGACGAAGCCCTTGCTCGCCGCGACGAAGGGATTGGCGAAGCGCGCCTCGTATTCCGCGGTCTTCTCCGCGATGCCGTGCTCGTTCAGCCCGCGGAAGATGATCTCCACCGCACCCTTCGCGCCCATCACCGCGATCTCCGCGGTCGGCCACGCATAGTTCAAGTCACCGCGCAGATGCTTCGACGCCATCACGTCATAGGCGCCGCCGTACGCCTTGCGCGTGATGACCGTGATCTTGGGCACCGTCGCCTCGGCATAGGCGAACAGCAGCTTCGCGCCGTGCTTGATGATGCCGTTATGCTCCTGCGCCGTGCCCGGGAGGAACCCCGGCACGTCGACGAAGGTCACGATCGGGATCTCGAACGCATCGCAGAAGCGCACGAACCGCGCCGCCTTCTTCGACGAATTGATGTCGAGCACGCCCGCCAGCACCATCGGCTGGTTGGCGACGATGCCGACGGTGCGCCCCTCCACCCGGCCGAAGCCGGTGATGATATTGCCGGCGTGCGCGGGCTGCACCTCGAAGAAGTCGCCCTCGTCGACGACCTTCCGGATCAGCTCGTGCATGTCGTAGGGCTGGTTGGCGCTCGCCGGGATCAGCGTGTCGAGGCTGTCCTCGATCCGGTCCCACGGATCGTCGGTCGGCCGCTCCGGCACGCCGTCCCGGTTCGAGGCGGGCAGGAAGTCGATGAAGTCGCGCGCCGCCAGCAGCGCCTCGATATCGTCCTCGAATGCGACGTCGGCGACGCTGGTCTTGGTGGTGTGGGTGACGGCGCCGCCCAGCGCCTCCTGCGTCACCACCTCGTTCGTCACCGTCTTCACCACGTCGGGGCCGGTGACGAACATATAGCTCGAATCCTTCACCATGAAGATGAAGTCGGTCATCGCAGGCGAGTAGACCGCACCGCCGGCGCAGGGGCCCATGATGAGGCTCAGCTGCGGCACCACGCCCGACGCCAGCACGTTGCGCTGGAACACCTCGGCATAGCCGCCCAGCGACGCGACGCCCTCCTGGATGCGCGCGCCGCCCGAATCGTTCAGCCCGATGACCGGCGCGCCGACCTTCATCGCCATGTCCATGATCTTGCAGATCTTCTGCGCATGCCGCTCCGACAGCGAGCCGCCGAACACCGTGAAGTCCTGCGAGAAGACGAAGACGAGCCGCCCGTTGATCGTCCCCGACCCGGTGACCACGCCGTCACCGGGAATGATCTGGTCCTGCATCCCGAAGTCGACGCAATTGTGCTCGACGAACATGTCGAGCTCCTCGAAGCTGCCCTCGTCGAGCAGGACGTCGAGCCGCTCGCGCGCGGTCAGCTTGCCCTTGGCGTGCTGCGCATCGATCCGCTTCTGCCCGCCGCCGGCGCGCGCGGCGGCGCGGCGCTTCTCCAGTTCCGCGATGGTGGACGACATCCAACTCTCCTCATGGCGCGAACCGCCTTCCTGCCCCCGGTCGCGGCGCAGGGCAAATGCGAAGTTGCGAACTTGCGAAGATGCATGTTGCGAAATACTCGTCACCCCGGGCCTGACCCGGAGTCCCGCTTTCTGTTTCCCGTTACGCAGAAGTGGGACCCAGGCTCGAGGCCGGGGTAACGGCAACCGGAATCAACATGAAGCAACGCCTCTACGCCGGACAGCAGCTGCGCACATTGCGCCGCATCGCGGGCCTCAACCAGCGCGCGATGGCGGCGCGGCTCGGCCTGTCGGTCAGCTATCTGTCGCAGCTGGAGGGCGACGAACGCCCGCTCACCGCCGCGGTCACGGCGGCGCTGGCGCAGCATTTCCCCGCCGCGCTGGCGGGGATCGAGGGCGAGGCACCCGCGCGCCGCCTCGCCGCGCTCGCCCATGCGCTCGCCGATCCCGCGGTCGCGCCGATGCCCGCGGACGAGATCGCCCGGCTGGCGGAGGAGCGCCCCGACCTCGCCGATCGCCTGATCGCGCTACACGCCGCCAAGCGCGCGACCGAGGAACGCGTGGCGCTGGCGGAGGAAGCGATGACTGCCGGGGTCGGCGGGGTCGGGGGGCGCCTGCCGTGGGAGGCGGTACGCGACTGGTTCCACGACGCGGGCAATTACGTCGACGGGCTCGACCGCGCGGCGGAGGCGCTGGCGGGCGATCCGGCCGCGACGTTGCGCGGGCACGGCGTGGCGATCGCCGCCGACAATGACGAGGATGCGCCGCTCGCCCGCTTCGACGGCGCGACGCTGACGCTCAACGCCGCGCTGCCGGTCGAAAGCCGCAATTTCCTGATCGCGCACCGCCTCGCCGCCATCGCCTTCGCCGAACCGATCGCCGCGATCGTCGCCGCGGCCCCGCTGACGCAGCCGCAGGCGCGCCGGCTGCTCTCGATCGGCCTCGCCAATTACGCCGCCGGCGCGCTGGTGATGCCGTACCGCGCCTTTCGCGCGGAGGCGCGCCGCGTGCGCCACGACATCGACCGGCTGTCGCGCCGCTTCGGGGTCAGCTTCGAACAGGCGTGCCACCGCCTGTCCACGCTGCAACGCCCGGGCGAGGAGGGCATCCCCTTCTACTTCTGCCGCGTCGACATGGCGGGTAACATCACGAAGCGCCACTCCGCCACGCGGCTGCAATTCGCGCGCTTCGGCGGCGCCTGCCCCCTGTGGCACGTGCACGAGGCGGTCGCGATCCCCGACCGTATCCTGGTCCAGCATGCCGAAACGCCCGACGGCGTCCGCTACGTGTCGATGGCGAAGGGGCTGGTGAAGCCCTCGGGCCGCTTCGCGCGAGCCCCGCGCCGCTATGCGGTGGCG of the Sphingomonas adhaesiva genome contains:
- a CDS encoding GIY-YIG nuclease family protein, yielding MMASRRNGTLYAGVTSDLIRRVAQHRDGAVEGFTRRYGCKTLVWFDMADTMDAAIGREKQIKAGSRARKIALIEAANPHWRDLYPAIVGQVGTDGASA
- a CDS encoding acyl-CoA carboxylase subunit beta, which translates into the protein MSSTIAELEKRRAAARAGGGQKRIDAQHAKGKLTARERLDVLLDEGSFEELDMFVEHNCVDFGMQDQIIPGDGVVTGSGTINGRLVFVFSQDFTVFGGSLSERHAQKICKIMDMAMKVGAPVIGLNDSGGARIQEGVASLGGYAEVFQRNVLASGVVPQLSLIMGPCAGGAVYSPAMTDFIFMVKDSSYMFVTGPDVVKTVTNEVVTQEALGGAVTHTTKTSVADVAFEDDIEALLAARDFIDFLPASNRDGVPERPTDDPWDRIEDSLDTLIPASANQPYDMHELIRKVVDEGDFFEVQPAHAGNIITGFGRVEGRTVGIVANQPMVLAGVLDINSSKKAARFVRFCDAFEIPIVTFVDVPGFLPGTAQEHNGIIKHGAKLLFAYAEATVPKITVITRKAYGGAYDVMASKHLRGDLNYAWPTAEIAVMGAKGAVEIIFRGLNEHGIAEKTAEYEARFANPFVAASKGFVDEVIQPHSTRRRIALGLRKLRHKTLENPWKKHDNIPL
- a CDS encoding helix-turn-helix domain-containing protein; amino-acid sequence: MKQRLYAGQQLRTLRRIAGLNQRAMAARLGLSVSYLSQLEGDERPLTAAVTAALAQHFPAALAGIEGEAPARRLAALAHALADPAVAPMPADEIARLAEERPDLADRLIALHAAKRATEERVALAEEAMTAGVGGVGGRLPWEAVRDWFHDAGNYVDGLDRAAEALAGDPAATLRGHGVAIAADNDEDAPLARFDGATLTLNAALPVESRNFLIAHRLAAIAFAEPIAAIVAAAPLTQPQARRLLSIGLANYAAGALVMPYRAFRAEARRVRHDIDRLSRRFGVSFEQACHRLSTLQRPGEEGIPFYFCRVDMAGNITKRHSATRLQFARFGGACPLWHVHEAVAIPDRILVQHAETPDGVRYVSMAKGLVKPSGRFARAPRRYAVALGCEATHAADFVYADAADARGAATPIGISCRLCPRTDCDQRAFPPTDRAIAVEGEVRGVVPYRVV